From the genome of Torulaspora globosa chromosome 2, complete sequence, one region includes:
- the GDA1 gene encoding guanosine diphosphatase (ancestral locus Anc_1.485) gives MVRNYRFAIFAFAAIMLLVLIRSSTPLKSAADIAKVVSPTANRPEVPQDFTTLPIDDKPGYIDDEKTDKGNPGVAEAVKDQSSAGKPASSKDYSTGKKCDKDHQYVLMIDAGSSGSRIHVYEFDVCTQPPTLIEETFKMLEPGLSSYDTDAVGAAKSLDPLLERALEVVPKDKRKCSPVAVKATAGLRLLGNAKSEKILAAVRSHLEEDYPFPVVKKDGVSIMGGDEEGVYAWITTNYLLGNIGAGSKIPTTAVFDLGGGSTQIVFEPSFAPNEKMVDGEHKYELTFGGQKYTLYQFSHLGYGLNEGRNKINALLVETAIADGSITKGDTKTTHKLTSPCLPPEIVAPKQVVTLEDGTKYTVDFKGPVQPAGPQCRYLADKILNKHAKCSQPPCSFNGVHQPSLVTTFKERNDIYAFSYFYDRTQPLGLPLSFKLDELVDLARMVCNGEDVWKSVFSGIEGSIAELKKDPKWCIDLSYQVSLLHTGYDIPLYRELKTAKTIADRELGWCLGASLPLIERENWNCRVDQVE, from the coding sequence ATGGTGAGAAACTACCGTTTTGCGATATTTGCTTTTGCGGCTATCATGCTGCTTGTGCTGATCAGATCTTCAACGCCTCTCaaatctgctgctgatatCGCCAAAGTTGTTTCTCCAACTGCTAATAGGCCTGAAGTCCCACAGGATTTTACCACTCTGCCAATTGATGACAAGCCAGGATACATTGATGACGAAAAGACCGACAAAGGAAACCCTGGCGTTGCGGAGGCTGTGAAGGATCAGTCTTCTGCAGGCAAGCCAGCGTCCTCGAAAGATTATTCGACCGGGAAGAAGTGTGACAAGGATCACCAGTATGTTTTGATGATAGACGCAGGCTCTTCAGGGTCACGTATCCATGTTTACGAGTTCGATGTCTGTACACAACCTCCTACTTTGATCGAAGAGACCTTCAAGATGTTAGAGCCTGGCCTTTCATCTTATGACACAGATGCTGTAGGGGCTGCCAAGTCTTTGGATCCATTGTTGGAGCGTGCCCTGGAGGTTGTTCCAAAGGACAAGAGGAAATGCTCGCCCGTTGCTGTGAAAGCCACCGCAGGTCTGAGATTGCTAGGTAATGCcaaatctgaaaaaatCCTCGCCGCGGTGAGAAGCcatctggaagaagacTACCCATTCCCCGTTGTGAAAAAGGACGGTGTCTCCATTATGGGTGGTGACGAGGAAGGTGTTTACGCATGGATTACCACGAATTACTTACTCGGAAACATTGGCGCCGGATCCAAGATTCCTACTACTGCTGTCTTCGATCTCGGTGGTGGCTCCACACAGATCGTCTTTGAACCCTCCTTTGCTCCTAACGAAAAGATGGTCGACGGCGAACATAAGTATGAGCTAACTTTTGGTGGGCAGAAATACACCCTGTACCAATTTTCACACCTCGGTTACGGTCTCAACGAGGGCAGAAACAAGATAAACGCATTATTGGTCGAAACGGCCATAGCCGACGGATCTATCACAAAGGGTGATACCAAAACCACCCACAAGCTGACATCCCCATGCCTTCCTCCTGAAATTGTTGCTCCAAAGCAAGTGGTAACCTTGGAGGATGGCACGAAATATACTGTTGATTTCAAGGGCCCAGTGCAACCAGCGGGCCCTCAATGCAGGTACTTGGCAGACAAGATTCTCAACAAGCATGCAAAATGTTCTCAGCCGCCCTGCTCCTTCAATGGTGTCCATCAGCCTTCATTGGTGACAACCTTCAAGGAAAGAAACGACATCTACGCCTTCTCTTACTTTTACGATAGGACACAGCCACTCGGTCTTCCGCTATCCTTTAAACTTGATGAATTAGTCGACTTGGCTAGGATGGTCTGCAACGGCGAAGACGTCTGGAAAAGTGTTTTCAGCGGCATTGAAGGTTCGATAGCTGAGTTGAAAAAAGATCCAAAATGGTGCATTGATTTGTCATACCAGGTCTCGCTTTTGCATACTGGTTACGATATCCCGCTGTATAGAGAGTTGAAAACCGCGAAAACTATCGCTGATAGAGAGCTCGGCTGGTGCTTAGGTGCCTCTTTACCGTTGATTGAACGTGAGAACTGGAACTGCAGAGTCGATCAAGTCGAATAG
- the ISY1 gene encoding Isy1p (ancestral locus Anc_1.486): protein MSRNVDKANSVLVRYQELQAEETGGYKDYSRYKRPTKLSSVKSLGEAQQWHRQIGREIKDKTTRLYDPSLNEIQLQTLNDEVNELLDEQSKWEWYMAKVLGGKRVNGKRRDALVGGKLILGKRYFGRAVELPEVQDYLKKREEEEKYGKDGKGIVDFKRIPRDKKSFYYGQSPVYERLRDFEREWTAILRRKVEKGKLHTSETLDVEEIRKQVPTIREMETWLVEKRKKKLLEQLDR from the coding sequence ATGAGTAGGAACGTCGATAAGGCCAATTCAGTGCTGGTACGATATCAGGAGCTTCAAGCGGAAGAAACGGGCGGATATAAGGACTATTCCAGGTACAAGAGGCCAACAAAGCTGTCTTCCGTGAAGTCGCTTGGAGAAGCACAGCAATGGCATAGGCAGATAGGGCGGGAGATCAAGGACAAGACAACGAGGTTGTATGATCCATCGCTTAACGAAATTCAGCTGCAGACTCTTAATGACGAGGTGAAtgaattgcttgatgaacaaaGCAAATGGGAATGGTATATGGCTAAAGTGCTAGGTGGAAAACGCGTGAATGGGAAGAGGCGGGATGCGTTGGTTGGAGGAAAGCTTATTTTGGGTAAGAGATACTTTGGACGGGCAGTTGAACTCCCTGAGGTGCAGGATTATCTGAAGAAAcgagaggaagaagagaaataTGGCAAAGATGGCAAGGGAATAGTCGATTTCAAGCGTATTCCAAGGGACAAGAAGTCGTTCTACTATGGACAGAGTCCTGTGTACGAAAGGCTGAGAGACTTTGAGCGGGAATGGACGGCCATTCTGCGAAGAAAAGTGGAAAAAGGTAAACTGCACACATCAGAGACTCTTGACGTGGAGGAGATTAGAAAACAAGTACCGACAATACGTGAGATGGAAACCTGGTTAGTTgaaaaaaggaagaaaaaactCTTGGAGCAGCTAGATAGATGA
- the IES6 gene encoding Ies6p (ancestral locus Anc_1.488) gives MSNGGGNDRLEFLRRVAGENVIPVPSRFKKHGYRKPSRRHKSARQLIADESKRISLLLQEEGGGVKRVPKVTYFNVNGPPSMRPTKKYCDITGLAGLYRSPVNNLRYHNAEIYQLVVKPMAPGVDQEYLKLRGDHFVLK, from the coding sequence ATGAGTAATGGCGGTGGCAACGACAGATTGGAGTTTTTGAGAAGGGTTGCAGGGGAAAATGTCATACCTGTGCCTTCGAGGTTCAAAAAGCATGGGTATCGGAAGCCGTCGCGGCGACACAAGTCGGCAAGGCAGCTGATTGCGGACGAGTCGAAGAGGATTTCGTTGCTGTTGCAGGAGGAAGGCGGCGGTGTCAAGAGGGTGCCGAAGGTTACGTATTTTAACGTGAACGGGCCGCCGTCGATGCGGCCGACAAAGAAGTACTGCGATATCACGGGACTGGCGGGTCTGTACAGGTCTCCCGTCAACAACTTGCGGTACCACAACGCGGAGATCTACCAGCTGGTGGTCAAGCCTATGGCGCCGGGCGTGGATCAGGAGTATTTAAAGCTTAGAGGAGATCACTTTGTACTAAAATGA
- the GTA1 gene encoding Gta1p (ancestral locus Anc_1.487) gives MIVCRAVCTLVAFAWLCYRLYKFLTIPVVKIVSTLKIGTPPATKVSIDRVSEDSITVHWENEPVSKTSGKRHADAISHFLLYVNNLQVAIFPNAPSSLYTCCSITGLESGQEYQLDFVTVNSMGFINKLPSLYCMTKAAASGGGSGKVSGQWRRNTLSVTATLPEAVTASNGGFASPSYANLTSLKDLESFSIDDLKKILVCAQEDLHDVLSQQSSLLQDFQESKLQLELELENLKNYWSHEINLRKSLRSNIKSLENSKLLSDLKLEKINKNIDQTSSKIQKMKSDIQNWSQQDEQQFNRSKLRKNFEKKLQSVNKEIDSLSDMVKACQKEISSQEEKNKELNSLKKNSSSSSSSSVDQQDASMSPAILLKKICDATMEKSGLLSVNGEELISKLNPNSPLAKFLREQLRIDQELDSKWRSKRNKMTKRIDALQTMLNEISITNQQLRTNLIIQPYAVKQSEPNSISNSTSESNSNSNLNLNASISNNHAPTANSSMNLNEQGSVINSPPVSNRSLLENTINQQGVQQGVLMSTNHSSGNEDSSNLHLILHNPSTYASNKPAQAPESLLSTHLKGEKLYNKPFSRGQPDPTTLVAPGYIPQPFPWGREQQQQQQTEIEQAFEYDNASHLISGLQDMIYEETDYPESISNYSKGFTTDQLDNYWTNQRSTIKNNLGSAQPVNFATPHFGNNDGYSSMSPFGSKSVARSTSTPPNLAPNQSLLAATLSDPSMANFGDTMLPMEHSNSFHAMDNVISNSLHEPQSVTMQNAASSHESQQPLMINEEDQLPESQKHNLHAQDHLHAPRFNFMWHPQQSHPVTSKEDTTPRHARNGSTASNVSSNSTWSKLNWKNWSPQASAQSEADNVPQSPPPLPHSASHNQKAPVSPASSGGRRMSRLLSRSGMNNIFKLPSHEEKK, from the coding sequence ATGATCGTGTGCAGGGCGGTTTGTACGCTGGTGGCGTTTGCATGGCTGTGTTATCGTCTGTATAAGTTTTTAACGATCCCGGTGGTGAAGATTGTGTCGACGTTGAAGATAGGCACGCCGCCGGCGACCAAGGTATCGATCGACAGGGTCTCTGAGGACTCGATCACGGTGCATTGGGAGAACGAGCCGGTGTCGAAGACGAGTGGGAAACGTCATGCGGACGCGATTTCGCATTTTTTGCTGTATGTGAACAACTTGCAGGTGGCTATCTTCCCAAATGCGCCGAGCTCGCTGTACACCTGTTGCTCGATAACGGGGCTGGAGAGCGGCCAGGAGTACCAGTTGGACTTTGTCACAGTCAATAGCATGGGGTTTATCAATAAGCTGCCGTCGTTGTATTGCATGACGAAGGCGGCCGCGAGCGGCGGTGGTAGTGGCAAGGTGAGCGGCCAGTGGCGGAGGAACACTCTGAGTGTGACAGCGACGCTCCCAGAGGCAGTGACAGCATCCAACGGCGGGTTCGCGTCTCCGTCATACGCAAACTTGACGTCACTCAAGGATCTGGAATCGTTCTCCATCGATGACTTGAAAAAAATCCTTGTTTGCGCGCAGGAGGACCTGCACGATGTTTTGTCGCAGCAGTCGTCGTTGCTCCAGGATTTCCAAGAGTCTAAGCTGCAGTTGGAACTGGAACTggagaatttgaaaaacTACTGGTCTCACGAGATCAATCTGAGAAAATCCCTGAGGTCGAACATAAAGTCGCTGGAAAACTCCAAGCTTCTGTCCGATTTGAAGCtcgaaaagatcaacaaaaaCATTGACCAAACCAGCTCGAAAATCcaaaagatgaagagtGATATCCAGAATTGGTCTCAGCAGGATGAGCAACAATTTAACAGGTCTAAACTGAGGaagaatttcgagaaaaaGCTACAGAGTGTCAACAAGGAGATTGACTCGTTAAGCGACATGGTGAAAGCATGCCAAAAGGAAATTTCTTCAcaggaagagaaaaatAAAGAATTGAACTCATTAAAGAAGAactcgtcgtcgtcgtcgtcgtcctcgGTGGACCAGCAGGACGCTTCTATGTCACCTGCAATATTGCTTAAGAAAATTTGTGATGCGACAATGGAAAAAAGCGGTTTGTTGAGCGTAAATGGGGAAGAGCTCATTTCGAAACTGAATCCCAATAGTCCACTGGCTAAATTTCTGAGAGAACAGTTAAGGATAGACCAGGAGCTTGACTCGAAGTGGCGGAGCAAAAGGAACAAAATGACCAAGAGAATTGATGCTTTGCAGACAATGCTAAATGAGATAAGCATTACCAACCAACAACTAAGGACAAATTTGATCATTCAACCATATGCCGTTAAGCAATCGGAACCAAACTCCATATCGAACTCGACTTCAGAGTCAAATTCCAATTCAAACCTGAACTTGAATGCCAGTATTAGCAATAATCATGCACCAACCGCAAATTCATCTATGAACCTCAATGAACAGGGTTCTGTGATAAACTCTCCGCCTGTTAGCAATAGAAGTCTACTTGAGAACACCATCAATCAACAGGGGGTCCAGCAGGGAGTCCTCATGTCAACGAATCACTCCTCCGGTAACGAAGATAGCTCAAACTTGCACTTAATCTTGCATAATCCATCTACTTATGCCTCCAACAAACCAGCTCAGGCTCCTGAATCGCTATTATCGACACATTTAAAAGGCGAAAAGCTGTACAATAAACCCTTTTCAAGAGGTCAGCCGGACCCAACAACATTAGTAGCGCCTGGATACATTCCCCAGCCCTTTCCTTGGGGTAGggaacagcagcagcagcagcagactGAGATCGAGCAAGCTTTTGAGTACGATAACGCTAGTCATCTGATCTCAGGTCTGCAAGATATGATCTACGAGGAAACGGATTATCCCGAGAGCATCAGCAATTACTCCAAGGGTTTCACTACTGATCAGTTAGATAATTACTGGACTAACCAGAGGTCGACAATCAAGAACAACTTGGGATCAGCGCAACCAGTGAATTTTGCGACTCCACATTTCGGTAATAACGATGGTTACTCATCGATGTCACCGTTTGGTTCAAAGTCAGTGGCTCGTTCAACATCGACGCCTCCAAATTTGGCACCAAATCAAAGTTTGCTTGCTGCCACCCTCTCTGATCCCTCGATGGCTAATTTTGGCGATACAATGCTCCCGATGGAGCACTCAAATTCCTTTCATGCAATGGATAACGTAATTTCTAACTCCTTGCATGAACCTCAGAGCGTGACGATGCAGAACGCAGCATCCTCCCACGAATCGCAACAGCCATTAATGATaaacgaagaagatcagcTTCCGGAGTCACAAAAGCACAATCTTCATGCCCAAGACCATCTGCACGCACCAAGATTTAATTTCATGTGGCACCCACAGCAGTCACATCCAGTGACATCTAAAGAAGACACAACCCCGCGTCACGCGAGAAACGGCAGCACCGCCAGTAATGTTAGTAGCAATTCGACCTGGAGTAAATTgaattggaagaactgGTCTCCGCAAGCGTCTGCGCAATCAGAAGCCGACAACGTGCCCCAATCTCCCCCACCATTACCACATTCCGCATCTCACAATCAGAAGGCCCCAGTGTCGCCTGCCAGTTCCGGAGGGAGGAGGATGTCAAGATTACTCTCAAGAAGCGGTATGAACAATATTTTCAAACTGCCCAGTCatgaagagaaaaaataA
- the YEF1 gene encoding NADH/NAD(+) kinase (ancestral locus Anc_1.484) has protein sequence MSLPNSTEECIDRIQETCRKVANANNKDSKEMHSSLKPERRKSTAHRSDPALGCKELTVIEDDREDGREQIKDLNAAKAMIRRLSGDSHPPKVTATKSHFQLSSTAYGVRMLSKDLSNTKVELKVEDLMIVTKKHDLSLLYLTRELVEWLMIHFPKITVYVGEDLKNSGKFGAEDICRDSKCDQKRIKYWSPKYIQEHDNLFDLVLTLGGDGTVLFVSSIFQKHVPPVLSFSLGSLGFLTNYQFEYFKEDLPAVLNSRIKTNLRMRLDCRAYRRRPPVTDPTTGKKICVTELVAQHQVLNELTIDRGPSPFICMLELYGDNSLLTVAQADGVIIATPTGSTAYSLSAGGPLVYPSVNAIMVTPICPHTLSFRPILLPDSMTLKVRVSLKSRATAWAAFDGKGRLELRKGDFITIQASPYSFPTVESHPTEFIDSISRTLNWNVREQQRSFTHMLSRKNQEKYASDAGNAEFEEEDIEEVVVDRSKSRPHFDDTLNAVEDSETDDIKDDLEAKSISPKTKPKDQSRLPQANFTM, from the coding sequence ATGTCTCTCCCAAATTCAACTGAGGAATGCATCGATCGCATACAGGAGACTTGTAGGAAAGTAGCCAATGCCAACAACAAAGATTCAAAGGAGATGCATTCTTCCTTGAAACCTGAAAGGCGGAAATCTACAGCTCATCGGTCAGATCCTGCATTAGGCTGCAAGGAATTGACTGTGATTGAGGATGATAGAGAAGACGGAAGAGAACAAATAAAGGATTTGAATGCAGCGAAAGCGATGATCAGACGATTGTCCGGCGATAGCCATCCACCAAAAGTGACGGCTACGAAATCGCATTTCCAGTTGTCTTCAACAGCGTATGGAGTTAGAATGCTATCCAAGGACCTTTCCAATACCAAAGTTGAGCTGAAAGTGGAGGACCTTATGATTGTAACTAAAAAACATGATCTCTCGCTGCTTTATCTTACCAGAGAGCTAGTAGAGTGGCTGATGATTCACTTTCCCAAAATAACGGTCTAtgttggagaagatctgAAGAATTCCGGGAAATTTGGTGCTGAAGACATCTGCAGAGACAGCAAATGCGATCAGAAGAGGATAAAGTACTGGAGCCCGAAATACATACAGGAGCATGACAATTTATTCGATCTGGTCCTGACTTTGGGCGGCGATGGCACAGTTTTATTTGTTTCCTCTATCTTCCAAAAGCATGTTCCACCAGtgctttccttctccttgggTTCCCTTGGTTTCCTGACGAACTATCAGTTTGAGTATTTCAAGGAGGATTTGCCTGCGGTGCTGAACAGTAGAATCAAGACTAACTTGAGAATGCGGCTGGATTGCAGGGCATACCGCCGGCGCCCTCCAGTAACTGACCCCACCACTGGTAAGAAAATTTGTGTTACTGAGCTAGTGGCACAGCACCAGGTTCTCAATGAGTTGACAATAGACAGAGGCCCAAGTCCCTTCATATGCATGCTGGAGCTCTACGGTGATAATTCTCTACTCACCGTGGCACAAGCTGACGGGGTGATCATAGCAACCCCCACAGGGTCCACCGCTTATTCCCTGAGCGCCGGAGGACCACTCGTGTATCCAAGCGTTAATGCCATAATGGTGACACCAATTTGCCCTCACACGTTGAGCTTCAGACCTATACTGCTTCCAGATAGTatgactttgaaagtcAGAGTTTCCCTAAAATCAAGAGCAACCGCCTGGGCGGCATTTGATGGCAAAGGACGACTCGAACTGAGGAAAGGTGACTTTATCACGATACAGGCAAGTCCATACTCGTTCCCCACTGTTGAATCACATCCCACTGAATTCATCGACAGTATCAGTAGGACTCTAAACTGGAACGTCAGAGAGCAACAAAGATCTTTCACCCATATGCTGTCCCGCAAGAACCAAGAAAAATATGCCAGCGACGCTGGCAATGCAGAattcgaagaagaagacataGAAGAAGTAGTAGTCGATAGGAGTAAGAGCCGGCCCCACTTCGACGACACCCTCAACGCTGTAGAAGACAGCGAAACGGATGATATTAAAGACGACCTAGAGGCAAAGTCTATTAGTCCGAAGACAAAGCCCAAGGATCAGAGCCGGTTGCCCCAGGCGAACTTCACCATGTGA